Proteins encoded within one genomic window of Papio anubis isolate 15944 chromosome X, Panubis1.0, whole genome shotgun sequence:
- the LOC101021979 gene encoding ras-related protein Rab-40A-like — protein MMSAPGSPDQAYDFLLKFLLVGDSDVGKGEILESLQDGTAESPYSHLGGIDYKTTTILLDGQRVKLKLWDTSGQGRFCTIFRSYSRGAQGVILVYDIANRWSFEGMDRWIKKIDEHAPGVPKILVGNRLHLAFKRQVPREQAQAYAERLGVTFFEVSPLCNFNIIESFTELARIVLLRHRLNWLGRPSKVLSLQDLCCRTIVSCTPVHLVDKLPLPIALRSHLKSFSMAKGLNARMMRGLSYSLTTSSTHKRSSLCKVKIVCPPQSPPKNCTRNNCKIS, from the coding sequence ATGATGAGCGCCCCAGGCAGCCCCGACCAGGCCTACGACTTCCTGCTCAAGTTCCTGCTGGTGGGCGACAGCGACGTGGGCAAGGGCGAGATCCTGGAGAGCCTGCAGGACGGCACGGCCGAGTCCCCGTACAGCCACCTGGGGGGAATCGACTACAAGACGACCACCATCCTGCTGGACGGCCAGCGGGTGAAGCTGAAGCTCTGGGATACGTCGGGGCAGGGAAGATTTTGTACCATATTCCGCTCCTACTCTCGTGGTGCACAAGGAGTGATCCTGGTCTACGACATTGCAAACCGCTGGTCTTTCGAGGGTATGGATCGATGGATTAAGAAGATCGATGAGCATGCCCCTGGTGTCCCTAAAATCCTGGTGGGGAATCGCCTACATCTGGCATTCAAGAGGCAGGTGCCCAGGGAGCAGGCCCAGGCCTATGCTGAGCGCCTGGGCGTGACCTTCTTTGAGGTCAGCCCTCTATGTAATTTCAACATCATAGAGTCTTTCACGGAGCTGGCCAGGATCGTGCTGCTGCGGCACAGGTTGAACTGGCTCGGGAGGCCGAGCAAGGTACTGAGCTTGCAAGACCTCTGCTGCCGCACCATCGTGTCTTGCACGCCTGTGCATCTGGTAGACAAGCTCCCGCTCCCCATTGCCTTAAGAAGCCACCTCAAGTCCTTCTCCATGGCTAAGGGCCTGAATGCCAGGATGATGCGAGGCCTCTCCTACTCCCTCACCACCAGCTCCACCCACAAAAGGAGCAGCCTCTGCAAAGTGAAGATCGTCTGCCCACCCCAGAGCCCACCCAAAAACTGCACCAGAAACAACTGCAAAATTTCTTAA